A single window of Metallosphaera hakonensis JCM 8857 = DSM 7519 DNA harbors:
- the ileS gene encoding isoleucine--tRNA ligase: MSDSPSVRPLQSKFDPIKIEEEVSKFWATNDVYRKLKEYNSTFTRKFLFIDGPPYPSAPIPHIGTIWNKVIKDSILRFKRLQGYKVHDQPGYDTHGLPIEVAVEKKLNISQKKDIFDKVGVEKFIEMCRDFALTNLRSMTENFKNVGVFMDWDNPYLTLDPEYISNSWAVIRMAHEKGLLARDVQVLHWCPRCETTLSDYEVSEYKDIEDPSIYVKFRISGTNNKYLVIWTTTPWTLPSNVFIMINKDYVYSEIEVNGEIYVIAQQRVEQLMKEAKIQSYKILRSYKGDELLGIRYEHPLKDLVTIQQDLDQYHIVVDGGNNVTLEDGTGLVHSAPGHGDVDFEVGKENNMPVIMLVNDRGEFSSEAGKYKGKNVREANTEIINDLRSRGYLLFGNTIVHRYPICWRCKSPLILRAINQWFIKVTKLKSELESEIDKVNWIPSWGRTRIGNMIAELRDWVISRQRFWGNPLPIWICEKGHINVIGSLDELRKRATNQVPSDLHKPWIDNVVIKCEECGKEAKRVPDVADVWFDSGVAFFSSLGDQWEKKWKEIGPADLVLEGHDQLRGWFFSLLRSGVILNDRAPYQAVLVHGFMLDEQGREMHKSLGNYVEPSAVIQKYGRDTLRLTLLRNTTWEDVKFSWKNLELNQRDLQIAWNVFLFASMYMSLDNFDPRKINLDEAISRARIEDRWILSRFYNMRTRIENAMKDYKIHELANELINFIVQDISRFYLRLARKRAWEEGMSEDKEVLYAILYHVLREWIIMASSIVPYFSEMVYQNFVLADKKLSVSMEVLSNIRSHLIDRELESVIDLMKAITEASLNARAKANIKLRWPVSNSFIFIKDVKSVDQLKDKIDLLKILLNTKNVEIYDISKFYEFSELRIEPDKGRIGKEYKKLSPKIIQYIETQKEIIAKDIMTYGRHVVSIDGSEVELTTAHLHISEEVKPQYTSGSFENGVVLIPREIGEKEEEEGIVRDIIRRIQYMRKLMNLNVSDYIIVNITPPQDKVTLLQKFKDYISSETRAREIIVGEEGGDQINSWDIEGEEYIIGIKKV, translated from the coding sequence GTGTCGGACTCACCTTCAGTAAGACCGCTTCAGTCCAAATTCGATCCTATAAAGATAGAGGAGGAAGTGTCCAAGTTTTGGGCTACAAATGATGTCTATAGGAAGTTGAAAGAATATAATTCAACATTTACACGTAAATTTTTATTCATTGATGGGCCTCCTTATCCGTCTGCACCAATCCCGCATATAGGGACGATATGGAATAAGGTAATAAAGGACTCGATTTTGAGATTTAAGAGATTACAAGGTTACAAAGTTCATGACCAACCGGGTTACGACACTCATGGGCTTCCCATAGAAGTAGCCGTTGAGAAGAAGCTGAATATATCTCAGAAGAAAGATATATTTGATAAAGTTGGGGTAGAGAAATTTATCGAAATGTGTAGAGACTTTGCATTGACTAATCTACGTTCCATGACAGAAAATTTCAAGAATGTTGGCGTGTTCATGGACTGGGACAATCCTTATCTTACTTTGGATCCGGAATATATTAGCAATTCTTGGGCAGTTATTAGGATGGCCCATGAGAAAGGGCTTCTCGCTAGAGATGTCCAAGTACTACATTGGTGTCCAAGGTGCGAGACCACCTTATCAGATTATGAGGTTTCGGAATATAAGGACATAGAAGATCCATCGATTTACGTCAAATTTAGAATAAGCGGTACAAATAACAAGTATCTAGTGATTTGGACTACAACACCTTGGACTCTTCCCTCTAACGTGTTTATAATGATAAACAAGGATTACGTTTACTCTGAGATCGAAGTCAACGGAGAGATATATGTGATAGCCCAACAGAGAGTAGAGCAATTAATGAAGGAGGCAAAGATTCAGTCATATAAGATACTCAGGTCATATAAGGGAGATGAGTTGCTAGGGATTCGCTATGAACATCCACTAAAGGATCTCGTGACTATTCAGCAAGACCTTGACCAGTATCATATAGTTGTCGATGGTGGAAATAATGTTACCTTGGAAGATGGCACCGGACTAGTCCATTCCGCTCCAGGTCATGGAGACGTAGATTTTGAGGTAGGAAAGGAGAACAATATGCCTGTTATTATGTTAGTTAATGATAGGGGAGAATTTTCTAGTGAGGCTGGAAAATATAAGGGTAAAAACGTCAGAGAGGCCAATACTGAAATTATCAATGATCTAAGATCTAGGGGATATCTACTTTTTGGGAACACTATAGTTCACAGATATCCCATTTGTTGGAGATGTAAATCGCCGTTGATACTAAGGGCTATAAATCAATGGTTCATTAAGGTTACTAAACTTAAGTCTGAGCTAGAGTCCGAAATAGATAAAGTGAATTGGATACCTTCTTGGGGCAGGACAAGAATTGGAAATATGATTGCTGAACTTAGAGATTGGGTCATTAGTAGGCAAAGATTTTGGGGTAACCCATTGCCAATATGGATCTGCGAAAAGGGACATATTAACGTAATTGGAAGTTTAGACGAGTTAAGGAAGAGGGCTACGAATCAAGTACCATCAGATCTTCATAAGCCTTGGATAGATAATGTTGTAATTAAGTGTGAAGAATGCGGAAAAGAGGCCAAGAGAGTCCCAGACGTGGCAGATGTTTGGTTCGATAGTGGAGTTGCATTTTTCTCGAGTTTAGGAGATCAATGGGAAAAAAAATGGAAAGAGATTGGTCCTGCAGATCTCGTGCTAGAAGGACATGATCAGCTGAGGGGATGGTTTTTCAGTCTTCTTAGATCTGGTGTAATACTTAACGATAGAGCGCCATACCAGGCGGTATTAGTTCATGGGTTCATGCTTGATGAACAAGGAAGGGAAATGCATAAGAGCTTGGGTAACTACGTGGAACCCTCAGCGGTGATTCAAAAATATGGTCGTGACACCTTAAGATTGACTTTATTGAGAAATACGACATGGGAAGATGTGAAGTTTTCATGGAAAAATCTAGAATTAAACCAAAGGGATCTACAAATTGCATGGAACGTGTTTCTATTCGCATCGATGTATATGAGCCTAGATAATTTTGATCCACGGAAGATTAACCTAGACGAAGCGATAAGTAGAGCTAGAATCGAAGACAGGTGGATCCTTTCAAGGTTCTACAATATGAGGACGAGAATAGAAAACGCAATGAAAGATTATAAGATCCACGAACTGGCCAACGAGTTGATTAACTTCATAGTTCAAGACATAAGCAGGTTCTATCTTAGGTTGGCAAGAAAAAGAGCATGGGAGGAAGGAATGAGCGAGGATAAGGAAGTTCTTTATGCAATCCTCTATCACGTTCTTAGAGAGTGGATTATTATGGCGTCGTCCATCGTTCCTTATTTCTCAGAAATGGTGTACCAGAACTTCGTCCTTGCTGACAAGAAACTCTCTGTCTCCATGGAAGTGCTCTCCAATATAAGGTCACATTTAATTGATCGTGAACTGGAATCAGTAATAGATCTGATGAAGGCTATAACTGAGGCCTCCCTAAATGCCAGAGCTAAGGCAAACATAAAGCTAAGATGGCCTGTTTCGAACTCGTTTATTTTCATTAAAGATGTGAAATCAGTAGACCAATTAAAGGATAAGATCGATCTACTGAAAATACTATTAAATACCAAGAATGTAGAAATATACGATATTTCCAAGTTCTATGAATTTAGCGAGCTTAGAATCGAACCTGATAAAGGAAGGATAGGGAAGGAATATAAGAAGCTATCTCCGAAAATCATTCAATATATTGAAACTCAAAAAGAGATAATTGCTAAAGATATAATGACATATGGTCGTCACGTTGTTTCCATTGATGGTAGTGAAGTGGAACTAACTACTGCTCATTTACATATATCCGAGGAAGTTAAACCGCAGTATACTTCAGGGTCATTTGAAAACGGAGTTGTCTTAATACCTAGAGAAATCGGTGAAAAAGAGGAGGAGGAAGGAATAGTCAGAGATATTATAAGAAGAATACAATATATGAGAAAACTTATGAATCTTAACGTATCCGATTATATTATTGTAAATATAACGCCACCACAGGATAAAGTAACTCTCCTTCAAAAATTCAAGGATTACATTTCTTCAGAAACGAGGGCGAGAGAAATCATAGTTGGGGAAGAAGGAGGAGATCAAATAAACAGCTGGGACATAGAAGGTGAGGAGTATATTATAGGCATCAAAAAGGTATAA
- a CDS encoding isocitrate/isopropylmalate family dehydrogenase, which yields MSFRVSVIPGDGVGPEVFFASKKILSKLVESYGLKIEFIEVEAGDAALAKYGEALPKQTLKIIDSSDMILKGPVGESAMDVVVRLRQMYDMYANIRPAKSLPGVQNKFGNVDVLIVRENTEDLYKGYEHELGEDVAVALKVISAKASMRIANVALEYAKRRRGKVTCVHKANVMRVTDGLFAKSCRSVLKGKVEYNEMYVDAAAANLVRDPNMFDVIVTTNMYGDILSDEASQIAGSLGLAPSSNIGDRKSLFEPVHGAAFDIAGKGVVNPTAFLLSIGMMLERMYELSKEPKYLEASQSLNKSIYQVYSEGKKITADVGGSAKLSEMIDEIYYKLT from the coding sequence ATGAGTTTCAGAGTTTCTGTCATACCAGGAGACGGTGTTGGTCCTGAAGTATTTTTTGCGTCAAAGAAAATACTTTCGAAATTAGTAGAGAGTTACGGTCTTAAAATAGAATTCATCGAAGTAGAGGCAGGAGACGCTGCTTTAGCTAAATATGGCGAAGCCTTACCTAAACAGACATTGAAGATCATAGACTCTTCAGACATGATATTGAAGGGACCTGTAGGAGAATCTGCAATGGATGTAGTTGTTAGATTGAGACAGATGTATGATATGTATGCAAACATAAGGCCAGCTAAGTCTCTTCCAGGTGTCCAGAACAAGTTTGGAAATGTTGATGTTTTAATAGTGAGAGAGAACACAGAAGATCTCTACAAGGGTTATGAACATGAACTTGGAGAGGATGTTGCAGTTGCCCTGAAAGTAATATCTGCCAAGGCATCAATGAGGATTGCCAACGTAGCCTTAGAGTATGCTAAACGAAGACGGGGAAAAGTAACCTGCGTACATAAGGCCAACGTGATGAGAGTTACAGACGGCTTGTTTGCCAAATCGTGCAGATCGGTACTAAAGGGAAAAGTGGAGTATAACGAGATGTATGTGGACGCTGCCGCAGCTAATCTAGTAAGAGATCCAAATATGTTCGACGTAATAGTTACAACTAATATGTACGGGGACATACTAAGCGACGAGGCGTCACAAATAGCCGGAAGTTTAGGTCTAGCTCCTTCCTCTAATATAGGAGATAGGAAATCTCTCTTCGAGCCGGTTCATGGGGCAGCTTTTGACATTGCAGGTAAAGGAGTAGTTAATCCCACAGCGTTCCTTTTATCAATTGGAATGATGCTGGAAAGGATGTATGAGCTGAGTAAAGAGCCAAAGTATTTGGAGGCATCTCAGTCGTTAAATAAGTCCATCTATCAAGTCTATAGCGAAGGCAAGAAAATAACAGCGGATGTAGGCGGAAGCGCGAAATTAAGTGAAATGATAGATGAGATCTACTACAAATTAACGTAG
- a CDS encoding DUF447 domain-containing protein, with protein sequence MGKLSLVFPHPGIYEVLLGTAGVAENISPIGIRVSDDFRIRVYSGSLTLQNLSIHPYCLLLITQDPVLFFKGLSGQLSPERWVYGLPAINGMSCIFVAKCKLTALGNPSEFLLSFISEMGECKEKSLSRGDGLFVDLLVHITRVDIVSKDERDKLFEIIKYETEVIRRTAPYLEPFLKRIEDSLRSKGYKLE encoded by the coding sequence ATGGGAAAATTAAGTTTGGTCTTCCCGCATCCCGGAATATATGAAGTTCTCTTAGGTACTGCTGGAGTCGCTGAGAATATATCTCCAATAGGGATAAGGGTCTCGGATGATTTTAGAATAAGAGTTTATTCCGGGTCTTTAACGCTACAAAATCTTTCGATTCACCCATATTGTCTATTATTGATCACTCAAGATCCCGTATTATTTTTTAAGGGGCTTTCGGGTCAGCTAAGTCCAGAACGCTGGGTCTATGGTCTTCCTGCGATAAATGGTATGTCATGTATTTTTGTAGCTAAATGTAAATTAACTGCATTAGGAAATCCGTCTGAATTTTTACTCTCTTTTATAAGTGAAATGGGGGAGTGCAAGGAAAAGTCCTTATCCAGAGGAGATGGACTTTTTGTGGATCTTTTAGTTCATATAACTCGTGTTGACATCGTCTCAAAAGATGAAAGAGATAAGCTCTTTGAAATAATTAAATATGAAACAGAAGTTATAAGGCGGACGGCCCCTTATCTAGAACCTTTTCTAAAGAGGATAGAGGATTCTCTCAGGTCTAAAGGTTATAAGCTGGAGTAG
- a CDS encoding HAD family hydrolase — protein sequence MEDFNPFSGSKAILFDYDNTLVNSKPFFKEAVHAVSLDIYNFLKENGQISITPEYLQEKVLHLSEKLDSEGTYDRNTWWIQALKEVGFNDIEKDQLFEWTSLYWSIAGNAMPFEDALDIVDYLKKKGYKLGLVTNSDGEGGDKKSRISRFPYITKFDVIVIGGENNIKPKPSLQPFILACDELKVNMEECIMIGDDPIKDCLAAKKAGLKSILVDRENKVKYPELYADFVISSLKELEEFL from the coding sequence ATGGAAGATTTTAATCCATTTTCAGGATCTAAGGCAATTCTGTTCGATTATGATAATACGCTGGTTAACTCTAAGCCTTTTTTTAAGGAAGCCGTTCATGCAGTTTCTTTGGATATTTATAATTTTTTGAAGGAAAATGGTCAAATCTCAATCACTCCGGAATACTTACAAGAGAAAGTTCTTCATTTATCGGAGAAACTCGATTCTGAAGGTACATATGATAGAAATACATGGTGGATACAAGCTTTGAAGGAAGTTGGTTTTAACGATATAGAGAAAGATCAGCTTTTCGAATGGACTAGTTTATATTGGTCAATAGCGGGGAACGCGATGCCGTTCGAGGACGCGTTAGATATAGTGGACTACCTTAAAAAGAAGGGATACAAGCTCGGTTTAGTAACCAATAGTGACGGAGAAGGTGGAGACAAGAAATCAAGGATATCTAGGTTTCCATATATTACTAAGTTTGATGTAATTGTAATAGGCGGAGAAAATAATATTAAGCCGAAGCCAAGCCTCCAACCCTTCATTTTGGCTTGCGATGAATTAAAGGTGAATATGGAGGAATGTATTATGATTGGCGATGATCCAATCAAAGATTGTCTAGCTGCTAAGAAAGCAGGATTGAAGAGTATCCTTGTGGACAGAGAAAACAAAGTGAAATATCCCGAATTGTATGCTGACTTCGTAATATCTAGCCTAAAGGAACTAGAGGAATTCCTTTAG